The Geobacter sp. sequence GCGCTCGACTACCTGGAGAACCTTGCCTTTACCGAGGATGAGCTGGCCTACCTGGGGGGGCTCGGCATCTTCAAACCCCGCTTCCTGGAGTTTCTCCGTTCGTTCCGTTTCCGCGGCACCGTCACTGCCCTGCGGGAAGGGACGGTGGTCTTCGGGCGGGAACCGCTCCTGACCGTGGAGGGGACCCTGGCCGAGGCCCAGTTCGTAGAAACCGCGCTCCTCAACATCATCAACTTCCAGACCCTGATCGCCACCAAGGCGGCCCGCATCTGCCACATGGCCGGAGACGCCTCGGTCATCGAGTTCGGCCTGCGTCGCGCCCACGGCCCCGATGGCGGGCTGTCGGTGGCCAGGGCCGCCTATATCGGCGGTGTGCGCAGCACCAGCAACGTGGAGGCCGGGCACCGGTTCGGCATCCCAGTGAAGGGAACCCACGCCCACAGCTGGATCATGGCCTTTCCTGACGAGTTGACCGCGTTTCGCGCCTATGCCGACGTCTTCCCCGACGGCTGCATCCTCCTGGTGGATACCTACGACACCCTGGCAAGCGGCATCCCCAACGCCATCACTGTGGCCAGGGAGCTCCGGGCGAAGGGGCATGAACTGCGCGGCGTGCGGATCGACTCCGGCGACCTGGCCTGGCTCTCCCGCGAGTCGCGCAGGATGTTCGACGAGGCGGGCTTCCCGGCAGTGAAGATCGTCGCCTCCAACGAGATCGACGAGTACGTCATAGAGTCGATCCTCTCCGAAGGGGGAAAGGTGGACATCTACGGCGTCGGCACCCGGCTCGCCACCGGCATGGGGGACGGCGGCGGTGCCCTGGGTGGAGTCTACAAGCTGGTCAGGATCGGCGATACCCCCAAGCTCAAGGTGACCAGCGATCTCGCCAAAGCGACCCTCCCCGACAAGAAGCGGCTGCTGCGCGCCGTGGCGCCAGACGACAGCTTCCTCATGGACATCATGACCCTGGCCGGCGAGGAGCTGCAGGCCGGGGATACGGTCATCAACCCCGCCAACCCCCTGGAACAGAAGCCGGTGCCGGTCAATGCGCGACTGGATGAGTTGCGCTGCGAGGTGATGTGCCAGGGCAGGCGGCTCATCCCTCCCGAATCGCTGGAGGAGATGGCAAACCGCTGCGCGAACCAGCTCACACGGCTTCCTCAGGGATGCCTGCGCCACATCAATCCGCATATCTACAAGGTATCCGTGAGCACGAAGCTCAATGAGCTGCGCAGCCGCCTGGTCCAGGAGGCTGCGCAGGGGTATGGAAAGCCGTAACCGGCGAGGAAGGGACCGATGTCCGATTGCTCCGCACTTGTCATAGTCGACGTTCAGAACGACTTCTGCCCCGGCGGCGCCCTGGGGGTCAAAGAGGGGGACAGGGTGATCCCGCTCCTGAACCGGGCCGCAGTGATCTTTGCCGCACGGGGCCTGCCGGTCGTCGCCTCCCGCGACTGGCATCCGGCGCAGACCAGCCACTTCAGCCAGTATGGCGGCATCTGGCCGATGCACTGCGTCCAGGGGACCGCCGGCGCGGCGTTCCACCCGGAACTCCGACTCCCCGAGGCGGCAATCGTCGTCTCCAAGGGAATGGACCCCGCCAGCGACGACTATTCGG is a genomic window containing:
- a CDS encoding nicotinate phosphoribosyltransferase, producing the protein MRYSPLLTDLYELTMLAGYLEEGMHETPAVFDLFFRHNPFKGGYAVFAGLETALDYLENLAFTEDELAYLGGLGIFKPRFLEFLRSFRFRGTVTALREGTVVFGREPLLTVEGTLAEAQFVETALLNIINFQTLIATKAARICHMAGDASVIEFGLRRAHGPDGGLSVARAAYIGGVRSTSNVEAGHRFGIPVKGTHAHSWIMAFPDELTAFRAYADVFPDGCILLVDTYDTLASGIPNAITVARELRAKGHELRGVRIDSGDLAWLSRESRRMFDEAGFPAVKIVASNEIDEYVIESILSEGGKVDIYGVGTRLATGMGDGGGALGGVYKLVRIGDTPKLKVTSDLAKATLPDKKRLLRAVAPDDSFLMDIMTLAGEELQAGDTVINPANPLEQKPVPVNARLDELRCEVMCQGRRLIPPESLEEMANRCANQLTRLPQGCLRHINPHIYKVSVSTKLNELRSRLVQEAAQGYGKP
- the pncA gene encoding bifunctional nicotinamidase/pyrazinamidase, whose product is MSDCSALVIVDVQNDFCPGGALGVKEGDRVIPLLNRAAVIFAARGLPVVASRDWHPAQTSHFSQYGGIWPMHCVQGTAGAAFHPELRLPEAAIVVSKGMDPASDDYSALHARDDRNRPLPAVLRELGVTHLWIGGLATDYCVKESVLEAICQGFEVTVLVDACRGVDLSPGDSARALDEMQAAGAKLATIADL